In Ilumatobacter fluminis, the following proteins share a genomic window:
- a CDS encoding flavodoxin family protein, which yields MKAALLVESLTGNTWKAADLIADKLQQERWSISGMSSVGQPDLRAIQEADLVLVGTWTHGLFVVGQAPFGAPKIANLPPMRGKKAACFLTFALDAGKSIDKLTGALHKTGADVAGGLEIKRSHLDEHTDLFVERLLDVLHPA from the coding sequence ATGAAGGCAGCACTGCTCGTCGAGAGTCTCACCGGCAACACCTGGAAGGCGGCCGACCTGATCGCCGACAAGCTCCAGCAGGAGCGTTGGTCGATCAGCGGCATGTCGTCGGTCGGCCAGCCCGACCTGCGGGCGATCCAGGAAGCCGACCTCGTGCTCGTCGGCACGTGGACCCATGGGCTGTTCGTCGTCGGTCAGGCGCCGTTCGGTGCCCCGAAGATCGCCAACCTGCCGCCGATGCGTGGCAAGAAGGCGGCCTGCTTCCTCACGTTCGCGCTCGACGCCGGCAAGAGCATCGACAAGCTCACGGGTGCCCTCCACAAGACGGGCGCCGATGTCGCCGGCGGGCTCGAGATCAAGCGCAGTCACCTCGACGAGCACACCGATCTCTTCGTCGAGCGACTGCTCGACGTGCTGCACCCCGCCTGA
- a CDS encoding sigma-70 family RNA polymerase sigma factor yields the protein MSTITDSQLVSAYLSGDRSALAGMYDLYGATLYDTAAAMTGNRHDAADVVQDVFVVAAERLGQLRDPSRLKPWLFAILRNEVYRRTKKGRRAVPTDFTEAAAEMQLPPDEHDATAGVEYDELAALVRGAAAGLDERDQLVLELSVRQGLDGADLADALGVSAQQSYGLVHRMRQRTERSLAAFCVARRGRKECDELAKILQGWDEQFSVLIRKRVARHIDQCDICERTRSKVVPLALFAGAPAFAAPPALRDRVLAATTNITPAGGSGAGGAASYGFGRPGGFPSALRHLHKLALLVVGIAALVVLTAGTAVYVLADGSTEQVATAPIGSTSTTTTSPDPTSPAPATTVAAAPPVAPSTTTTPSTSTSTSTSTSTSTSTTSTTSTTTTTLPVTTSTTPTLSANPIAPTTTTTTTTAPPAPPPPPPTTVPATTRPTTTTTTPGSLQLSAGSVDLGRTSPSATVTVSNPGGAPMTWYTFSGPLGFRGASSPFSISPTQGELAPGASATITISVDRTWSTEGPVAQSFTFYGDGAEATVDVTAAIARPPAMKLIPPPTHVCQASQLSWISWQAGISDESPPITAGITIVTPGGQTAFEPLLPDGNTYYGSFNLDRDGDTVPDPGIHSWTASAVDRHGYRTTESGTVSVGTDGTHC from the coding sequence ATGTCGACCATCACGGATTCCCAGCTCGTCAGCGCGTATCTCTCCGGCGATCGGAGCGCGCTCGCCGGGATGTACGACCTGTACGGCGCAACGCTCTACGACACCGCGGCGGCGATGACCGGCAATCGGCACGACGCTGCCGACGTGGTGCAGGACGTGTTCGTGGTGGCGGCCGAACGGCTCGGCCAGCTGCGCGACCCCTCGCGTCTCAAGCCGTGGTTGTTCGCGATCTTGCGCAACGAGGTGTACCGACGCACCAAGAAGGGTCGACGGGCAGTCCCCACCGACTTCACCGAGGCGGCGGCTGAGATGCAGCTCCCGCCCGACGAGCACGACGCGACCGCCGGCGTCGAGTACGACGAGCTCGCCGCCCTCGTGCGCGGAGCGGCAGCCGGCCTCGACGAACGCGACCAACTCGTGCTCGAACTCAGCGTGCGCCAGGGTCTCGACGGCGCCGACCTCGCGGACGCACTCGGCGTCTCCGCCCAACAGAGCTACGGCCTGGTGCACCGGATGCGTCAGCGCACCGAGCGGAGCCTCGCAGCGTTCTGTGTAGCTCGGCGCGGCCGCAAGGAGTGCGACGAGCTGGCGAAGATCCTGCAGGGCTGGGACGAGCAGTTCTCGGTCCTGATCCGCAAGCGCGTCGCCCGCCACATCGACCAGTGCGACATCTGCGAGCGCACTCGGAGCAAGGTCGTTCCGCTCGCCCTGTTCGCCGGCGCTCCGGCGTTCGCCGCTCCCCCGGCCCTCCGCGACCGGGTGCTCGCAGCGACCACGAACATCACACCGGCCGGAGGCAGCGGCGCCGGCGGTGCCGCCTCGTACGGGTTCGGTCGCCCGGGTGGGTTCCCGTCCGCGCTGCGGCACCTCCACAAGCTGGCGCTCCTGGTCGTCGGCATCGCAGCGTTGGTCGTGCTGACGGCGGGCACCGCGGTCTACGTCCTGGCAGACGGATCGACCGAACAGGTGGCAACCGCACCGATCGGGTCCACGTCGACGACCACCACGTCGCCGGACCCGACCTCGCCCGCACCCGCCACGACGGTCGCCGCCGCTCCCCCGGTCGCACCGAGCACGACGACGACACCGAGCACCTCCACCTCGACCAGCACCTCGACCAGCACTTCGACCAGCACGACATCCACCACGTCGACCACGACCACGACGCTCCCGGTCACGACGTCGACCACACCGACGCTGAGCGCCAACCCGATCGCCCCGACGACCACCACCACGACCACCACCGCGCCACCCGCACCGCCGCCTCCACCACCCACCACGGTGCCCGCGACGACGAGGCCCACGACCACGACGACCACGCCCGGGTCGTTGCAGCTGTCGGCCGGCAGCGTCGACCTCGGTCGGACGAGCCCGTCGGCGACGGTCACGGTGTCCAACCCGGGCGGGGCGCCGATGACCTGGTACACGTTCAGCGGGCCGCTCGGCTTCCGAGGAGCATCGTCACCGTTCTCGATCTCACCGACGCAGGGCGAGCTCGCACCGGGCGCGTCGGCGACCATCACGATCTCGGTCGACCGGACATGGTCGACCGAAGGCCCGGTCGCTCAGTCGTTCACGTTCTACGGCGACGGAGCGGAGGCGACCGTCGACGTCACCGCTGCGATCGCCCGTCCCCCGGCCATGAAGCTCATCCCGCCGCCGACCCACGTGTGCCAAGCCTCACAGCTCAGCTGGATCTCGTGGCAGGCGGGCATCTCGGACGAGTCGCCACCGATCACCGCAGGCATCACGATCGTCACGCCCGGTGGCCAGACGGCGTTCGAGCCGCTCCTCCCCGATGGCAACACGTACTACGGGTCGTTCAACCTCGACCGCGACGGGGACACGGTGCCCGATCCCGGCATCCATTCGTGGACGGCGTCGGCGGTCGATCGTCACGGCTACCGCACCACCGAGAGCGGCACGGTCTCGGTCGGCACCGACGGCACCCACTGCTGA
- the dtd gene encoding D-aminoacyl-tRNA deacylase: protein MRALVQRVTRASVDVVTGDASERSGEIGPGLCVLVGATHSDDAELADKLAEKVWHLRILDDAAGVMNESLAARHEAGLHAEVLVVSQFTLYANTDKGRRPSWNEAARPEHAEPLVDRFVERLRALGAVVATGRFRTEMRVELVNDGPVTVLVEL from the coding sequence GTGCGAGCGCTGGTGCAACGGGTGACCCGGGCGAGTGTCGACGTCGTCACCGGCGATGCCTCGGAGCGGTCCGGTGAGATCGGTCCGGGTCTGTGTGTGCTCGTCGGTGCGACCCACTCGGACGATGCGGAGCTCGCCGACAAGCTCGCCGAGAAGGTGTGGCACCTGCGGATCCTCGACGACGCCGCCGGGGTGATGAACGAGTCGCTCGCCGCCCGCCACGAGGCCGGGCTGCACGCCGAGGTGCTCGTCGTGAGTCAGTTCACGCTGTACGCCAACACCGACAAGGGGCGACGGCCGAGCTGGAACGAGGCGGCGCGCCCCGAGCACGCCGAACCGCTCGTCGACCGGTTCGTCGAGCGGCTCCGAGCACTCGGCGCCGTCGTCGCCACCGGGCGATTCCGCACCGAGATGCGCGTCGAGCTCGTCAACGACGGCCCCGTCACCGTGCTCGTCGAACTCTGA
- a CDS encoding aldose 1-epimerase, giving the protein MTTAPIQLTTERISATIDPRRGGRLTQLTVDGAPLLVGYDDAAEVLAGGVAGEVGADDAGEVPATGWGSFPMVPWAGRIRHGRFSFGGSEYHLPINHEDHAIHGVGFIAAWDTAAVDPRSARLHFSMPADHTWPFGGEVAQRFEVDATGITTTMTVTATDRPFPVSFGWHPWFRKPSAVVFSPTSMYRRDDDHVAVDELIPVPDGPWDDCFVNTEPVTLSVGDIAVRITSDCDHWVVYDERSYATCVEPQTGPPDAFNIAPRRLEPGESVSAWYRIAVE; this is encoded by the coding sequence GTGACGACCGCCCCCATCCAGCTGACGACCGAACGCATCAGCGCGACCATCGACCCACGTCGGGGCGGACGCCTCACACAGTTGACGGTCGACGGTGCGCCGCTGCTCGTGGGCTACGACGACGCGGCCGAGGTGCTCGCCGGCGGAGTTGCCGGGGAAGTCGGCGCCGACGATGCCGGCGAGGTGCCGGCCACGGGGTGGGGCTCGTTCCCGATGGTGCCGTGGGCCGGCCGTATCCGCCACGGCCGCTTCTCGTTCGGCGGCAGTGAGTACCACCTGCCGATCAACCACGAAGACCATGCGATCCACGGCGTCGGCTTCATCGCAGCGTGGGACACCGCTGCGGTCGACCCACGCTCGGCCCGGCTGCATTTCTCGATGCCGGCCGACCACACCTGGCCGTTCGGTGGCGAAGTCGCACAGCGATTCGAGGTGGACGCCACCGGCATCACGACGACCATGACCGTCACGGCCACCGACCGACCGTTCCCGGTCTCGTTCGGCTGGCACCCCTGGTTCCGAAAGCCGTCGGCGGTCGTGTTCTCCCCCACGTCGATGTACCGGCGCGACGACGACCACGTCGCCGTCGACGAGCTGATTCCGGTCCCCGACGGGCCGTGGGACGACTGCTTCGTCAATACCGAGCCGGTGACGCTGTCGGTCGGCGACATCGCCGTCCGCATCACCTCCGACTGCGATCACTGGGTCGTCTACGACGAGCGCTCGTACGCGACGTGCGTCGAGCCACAGACGGGTCCGCCCGACGCGTTCAACATCGCTCCTCGTCGGCTCGAGCCGGGCGAGTCGGTCTCCGCCTGGTATCGCATCGCCGTCGAATGA
- a CDS encoding glycosyltransferase family 4 protein, translating to MPPAGHDPHAPLSLAYLTYRGKPHVGGQGIYTRHLTKALVDLGHHVEVFAGQPYPVLDERVPLTKLPSLDIFNDQYPGRFPAYWEFKSRYDLLEAAVFCTGQFPEPLAFSARVDAHLSKRLGEFDLVHDNQSLGYGIAKLEEKIPLIVTLHHPITRDRALEIEAAPNWFKKRAVGRWYSFVRMQGKVASRVPRVVVVSENSINDIHTDMGVPMENMRLVPVGVDPELFRPLDGVEHIPGRLITTASADVAIKGLAYLIEAMAKLRADGADITLTVIGRAKPGKSMDLIEQYGLADHIEFVSGVPDERIVELYSQAELAVVPSLYEGFSLPAIEAMCSGTPLVATDGGALPEVTGQDGETVFRCRKGDADDLAATIRRALDNPDARARVGEAGRQRVLERWTWRRCAELTVEQYREVLAMPQNIQKLAANGRI from the coding sequence ATGCCCCCGGCCGGACATGATCCCCACGCGCCCCTGTCGCTCGCGTATCTCACGTATCGCGGCAAGCCGCACGTCGGCGGCCAGGGCATCTACACCCGGCACCTGACCAAGGCGCTGGTCGATCTCGGCCATCATGTCGAGGTCTTCGCCGGCCAGCCGTACCCGGTGCTCGACGAACGGGTCCCGCTCACCAAGCTCCCCTCGCTCGACATCTTCAACGACCAGTACCCCGGTCGTTTCCCGGCGTACTGGGAGTTCAAGAGCCGCTACGACCTGCTCGAGGCGGCCGTGTTCTGCACGGGGCAGTTCCCCGAGCCGCTCGCCTTCAGCGCTCGGGTCGATGCCCACCTCTCGAAGCGACTCGGCGAGTTCGACCTCGTCCACGACAACCAGTCGCTCGGCTACGGCATCGCAAAGCTCGAAGAGAAGATCCCGCTCATCGTCACCCTGCACCATCCGATCACCCGCGATCGTGCGCTCGAGATCGAAGCGGCGCCGAACTGGTTCAAGAAGCGCGCCGTCGGCCGGTGGTACAGCTTCGTGCGGATGCAGGGCAAGGTCGCGTCGCGCGTCCCCCGAGTCGTGGTCGTGAGCGAGAACTCGATCAACGACATCCACACCGACATGGGCGTCCCGATGGAGAACATGCGGCTCGTACCGGTCGGTGTCGACCCCGAGCTGTTCCGTCCCCTCGACGGCGTCGAGCACATCCCCGGCCGTCTGATCACGACCGCGTCGGCCGACGTGGCCATCAAGGGGCTCGCCTATCTGATCGAGGCCATGGCCAAGTTGCGCGCCGACGGCGCCGACATCACGCTCACCGTCATCGGTCGCGCCAAGCCGGGCAAGTCGATGGATCTGATCGAGCAGTACGGGCTCGCCGATCACATCGAGTTCGTCTCGGGTGTGCCCGACGAACGCATCGTCGAGCTGTACTCGCAGGCCGAGCTCGCCGTCGTGCCGAGCCTCTACGAGGGGTTCTCGCTGCCGGCGATCGAGGCGATGTGCTCCGGCACGCCGCTCGTCGCCACCGACGGCGGCGCCCTCCCCGAAGTGACCGGACAGGACGGCGAGACCGTCTTCCGGTGCCGGAAGGGCGATGCCGACGATCTGGCCGCCACGATCCGCCGGGCACTCGACAACCCCGACGCACGTGCACGGGTCGGCGAGGCCGGTCGCCAGCGCGTGCTCGAACGCTGGACCTGGCGTCGTTGCGCGGAGCTGACCGTCGAGCAGTACCGCGAGGTGCTCGCCATGCCGCAGAACATCCAGAAGCTCGCCGCCAACGGCCGGATCTGA
- a CDS encoding UvrD-helicase domain-containing protein, with amino-acid sequence MSEPPTLFSDPADDEPSAPPAASEPVAPVDPNADMPHPAESFAERAAPRRDGPSPFTQGLNPDQLDAVVHTEGPLLVVAGAGSGKTRVLTHRIAHLIDQGARPSEILAITFTNKAAAEMRERVAELVGPVVRTMWVSTFHSACVRILRRDGEAIGYPRTFSIYDQADAVRLTGYIIRDLGLDAKRFTPRGVHGLISLWKNELKSPEQVAADAENIFDRKHADVYAEYQARLLKAGAMDFDDLLAKVVELFREHPDILDHYRRRFRHILVDEYQDTNQAQNEIVLLLAGDHHNVTVVGDTDQCFPAGTLVTTPSGRVPIEALAVGDAVVGAAQHPTPRSEVVTHVEPGHYEGTVVRLRAGEHEVVATPGHLVPMRLVPQADRWLVYLMYRADRGWRIGRTVASRPARAGLAKHGLLVRTNQEHADAAWVLRICDSLSEAAYHEARLAAEFGLPTACFHDTGRGLAMDEVWLQRLYDSIDTETRAKNLLHEHALTADAPHHRPQNGARRATVNLTMFSDLRAEVGYHRVQWSSNRTDVADRLRAAGFRLREGKTSKSLRYETVFKDYDQALESAHALAAAGGLDIRRRLSHGGVVYDLMPIANAHPGMEVLVLDGDRFEVRTVDEVAHERYSGPVFDLEIDRVHTYVAGGFLVHNSVYKFRGADFRNILQFEDAFPEVTTIVLDQNYRSTQTILDAANAVIDHNVERKPKNLWTDVGGGDRIVRYHAEDEGDEAMWVAGTCQQLHRDDAYNWREMAVLYRTNAQARVVEEAFMRSGIPYKVVGGTRFYDRREIKDAMAYLRAVINPADEVSVKRIVNVPKRGIGDASVDRLDAYAAEMGITFAEAMRHPDEAGVTGPARRGLAHLTEMLDRLGDMAGTEGVGPGDLLQACLDDSGYLAEFEAEDTVESHGRIENLGELVGSAREFTVMDEFLEQVSLVADTDDLDDDDQVVLMTLHSAKGLEFPAVFIVGVEEGVFPHNRALTEPDEMEEERRLAYVGITRAMQRLFISHAWSRMLFGNTQYNPPSRFLDEIPEALVDQQGNVSGRSSYGRQSYRNRDERPYDDPPAYRRRGRGTDSAAQDAHRDRIVESAMRSRNTPEPSNSQELGLKVGDDVAHPAFGEGVIIDISGAGDKAEAVINFPGVGQKHLALAWAPLKKL; translated from the coding sequence ATGTCGGAACCGCCCACGCTCTTCTCCGATCCTGCCGACGACGAACCGTCGGCGCCGCCCGCCGCATCCGAGCCTGTAGCGCCGGTCGACCCGAACGCCGACATGCCTCATCCGGCCGAGTCGTTCGCCGAACGGGCGGCGCCCCGCCGCGACGGGCCATCGCCGTTCACCCAGGGTCTCAACCCCGACCAGCTCGACGCCGTCGTGCACACCGAGGGCCCGTTGCTGGTCGTGGCGGGTGCCGGGTCGGGCAAGACGCGAGTGCTCACGCACCGGATCGCCCACCTGATCGATCAGGGGGCCCGACCGTCCGAGATCCTCGCCATCACGTTCACGAACAAGGCCGCGGCCGAGATGCGCGAGCGCGTCGCCGAACTGGTCGGCCCGGTCGTTCGCACGATGTGGGTGTCGACCTTCCACTCGGCGTGCGTCCGCATCCTTCGGCGCGACGGCGAGGCGATCGGCTACCCGCGAACCTTCTCGATCTACGACCAGGCCGACGCGGTGCGCCTCACCGGCTACATCATTCGCGACCTCGGGCTCGACGCGAAGCGGTTCACCCCACGCGGCGTCCACGGTCTGATCTCCCTCTGGAAGAACGAGCTGAAGTCGCCCGAACAGGTCGCGGCCGACGCGGAGAACATCTTCGACCGAAAGCACGCCGACGTCTACGCCGAGTATCAGGCCCGCCTGCTGAAGGCCGGCGCGATGGACTTCGACGATCTACTCGCGAAGGTCGTCGAGCTGTTCCGTGAGCACCCCGACATCCTCGACCACTATCGCCGACGATTCCGCCACATCCTGGTCGACGAGTACCAGGACACGAACCAGGCCCAGAACGAGATCGTCCTCCTCCTGGCCGGCGACCACCACAACGTCACCGTCGTCGGCGACACCGACCAGTGCTTCCCGGCCGGCACGCTCGTGACGACTCCGAGCGGACGCGTGCCCATCGAGGCCCTCGCCGTCGGCGACGCAGTCGTCGGTGCCGCGCAGCACCCGACGCCGCGGTCCGAAGTGGTGACACACGTCGAGCCAGGTCACTACGAAGGCACGGTCGTGCGGTTGCGTGCCGGCGAGCACGAGGTCGTCGCGACGCCCGGCCACCTCGTCCCGATGCGCCTCGTGCCACAGGCCGACCGATGGCTCGTCTACCTGATGTACCGAGCCGACCGAGGGTGGCGTATCGGGCGCACCGTCGCATCGCGTCCTGCACGTGCCGGCCTGGCGAAGCACGGACTCCTCGTGCGAACCAATCAGGAGCACGCGGACGCCGCCTGGGTGCTTCGCATCTGCGACTCACTCTCCGAAGCGGCGTATCACGAAGCCCGTCTCGCCGCGGAGTTCGGCCTGCCGACGGCGTGCTTCCACGACACGGGTCGCGGGCTCGCCATGGACGAGGTGTGGCTGCAGCGGTTGTACGACAGCATCGACACCGAGACGCGCGCGAAGAACCTGCTCCACGAGCATGCGCTGACGGCCGACGCTCCGCACCATCGCCCTCAGAACGGAGCGCGCCGGGCCACCGTCAACCTGACCATGTTCTCCGACCTCCGGGCCGAGGTCGGCTACCACCGGGTCCAGTGGTCGTCGAACCGCACCGACGTCGCCGACCGACTCCGGGCCGCCGGTTTCCGGCTCCGCGAAGGAAAGACGTCGAAGAGTCTGCGGTACGAAACCGTCTTCAAGGACTACGACCAGGCGCTCGAATCGGCGCATGCACTCGCCGCTGCGGGCGGGCTCGACATCCGACGCCGGTTGTCGCACGGCGGGGTCGTGTACGACCTCATGCCGATCGCGAACGCCCATCCGGGTATGGAGGTGCTCGTGTTGGACGGCGACCGCTTCGAGGTGCGGACCGTCGACGAAGTGGCGCACGAGCGCTACTCGGGACCGGTGTTCGACCTCGAGATCGATCGGGTCCACACGTATGTCGCCGGCGGATTCCTCGTCCACAACAGCGTGTACAAATTCCGCGGGGCCGACTTCCGGAACATCCTGCAGTTCGAAGATGCGTTTCCCGAGGTCACGACGATCGTGCTCGATCAGAACTACCGGTCGACGCAGACGATCCTCGACGCGGCGAACGCCGTGATCGACCACAACGTCGAACGCAAGCCGAAGAACCTCTGGACCGACGTCGGTGGTGGCGACCGGATCGTCCGCTACCACGCCGAAGACGAGGGGGACGAGGCGATGTGGGTGGCCGGCACCTGCCAGCAACTGCATCGTGACGACGCCTACAACTGGCGAGAGATGGCGGTGCTGTATCGCACGAATGCCCAGGCCCGTGTGGTCGAAGAGGCGTTCATGCGGTCGGGTATCCCGTACAAGGTCGTGGGCGGTACGCGCTTCTACGACCGGCGCGAGATCAAGGACGCGATGGCGTACCTGCGCGCCGTCATCAACCCCGCCGACGAGGTCAGCGTCAAACGGATCGTCAACGTGCCCAAGCGCGGCATCGGTGACGCCAGCGTCGACCGTCTCGACGCGTACGCCGCCGAGATGGGCATCACGTTCGCCGAGGCGATGCGTCACCCCGACGAAGCGGGCGTCACCGGCCCGGCCCGACGCGGTCTGGCCCACCTCACAGAGATGCTCGATCGGCTCGGCGACATGGCCGGCACCGAGGGCGTCGGACCCGGCGACCTGTTGCAGGCCTGCCTCGACGATTCCGGTTACCTCGCCGAGTTCGAGGCCGAGGACACCGTCGAGTCGCACGGCCGCATCGAGAACCTCGGCGAGCTCGTCGGCTCCGCCCGCGAGTTCACCGTCATGGACGAGTTCCTCGAGCAGGTGAGCCTCGTCGCCGACACCGACGACCTCGACGACGACGATCAGGTCGTGCTGATGACGCTCCACTCCGCGAAGGGGCTCGAGTTCCCGGCCGTCTTCATCGTCGGCGTCGAGGAGGGCGTGTTCCCCCACAACCGTGCGCTCACCGAACCCGACGAGATGGAGGAGGAGCGTCGACTCGCGTACGTCGGTATCACCCGGGCGATGCAGCGGCTGTTCATCTCCCACGCTTGGAGTCGGATGCTGTTCGGCAACACGCAGTACAACCCGCCGTCGCGGTTCCTCGACGAGATCCCCGAGGCCCTCGTCGACCAGCAGGGCAACGTCAGCGGGCGATCCTCGTACGGTCGCCAGAGCTATCGCAATCGTGACGAGCGCCCGTACGACGACCCGCCTGCGTACCGTCGCCGCGGACGCGGCACCGACAGCGCCGCCCAGGACGCCCACCGAGACCGCATCGTCGAGTCGGCGATGCGCTCGCGCAACACCCCCGAACCGTCCAACTCGCAGGAGTTGGGGCTGAAGGTCGGCGACGACGTCGCCCACCCGGCCTTCGGCGAGGGCGTCATCATCGACATCTCCGGCGCAGGCGACAAGGCCGAAGCGGTCATCAACTTCCCGGGCGTCGGGCAGAAGCACCTCGCCCTGGCGTGGGCACCGCTCAAGAAGCTCTGA
- a CDS encoding LLM class flavin-dependent oxidoreductase — translation MARAEIGMVFDRAFPAAAVGDYARRVEAAELDQLWLIEDCFYTAGISLAATALASTERIGVGLGIMPAVARAVPITAMEIATLANIAPGRFFPGIGHGVQDWMGQMGVRPASPLAALDETISSVRRLLAGEEVTLDGREVRLDSVRLDQPPAVVPPVVAGVQQTKSLAVAGRVADGVILVEGAGPTYVRWALEQAGGPDPFRVVTFTMMAVSDDRREAYGWVAPFVAGLITERRPAFTVLPFFDEMFERVERGGADALLDMPADHWREIGAIGTLDDAHAHLESLEAAGVSSVNVFPGDDLGVALGQIDGVAALARR, via the coding sequence ATGGCACGTGCCGAGATCGGGATGGTGTTCGACCGGGCGTTCCCCGCGGCCGCGGTCGGCGACTACGCGCGACGTGTCGAGGCGGCCGAGCTCGATCAGCTGTGGCTGATCGAGGACTGCTTCTACACCGCCGGGATCTCGCTCGCCGCGACGGCGCTGGCGAGCACCGAGCGGATCGGCGTCGGCTTGGGCATCATGCCGGCCGTTGCCCGAGCCGTGCCGATCACGGCGATGGAGATCGCGACGCTGGCGAACATCGCCCCGGGACGCTTCTTCCCCGGCATCGGACACGGTGTTCAGGACTGGATGGGTCAGATGGGTGTCCGTCCGGCATCGCCGCTCGCTGCGCTCGACGAGACCATCTCGTCGGTGCGGCGGCTCCTCGCCGGTGAGGAGGTGACCCTCGACGGTCGGGAGGTTCGCCTCGACAGCGTGCGGCTCGACCAGCCGCCGGCGGTGGTGCCACCCGTCGTCGCCGGGGTGCAACAGACCAAGTCGCTCGCGGTCGCCGGCCGGGTGGCCGACGGGGTGATCCTCGTCGAGGGCGCCGGCCCGACGTACGTCCGTTGGGCACTCGAACAGGCGGGCGGTCCCGACCCGTTCCGGGTGGTGACGTTCACGATGATGGCCGTGTCGGACGACCGGCGGGAGGCGTACGGCTGGGTCGCGCCGTTCGTCGCCGGTCTGATCACCGAGCGGCGCCCGGCGTTCACCGTGCTGCCGTTCTTCGACGAGATGTTCGAGCGGGTCGAGCGAGGCGGCGCCGACGCACTGCTCGACATGCCCGCCGACCACTGGCGCGAGATCGGAGCGATCGGCACGCTCGACGACGCCCACGCCCACCTGGAGTCGCTCGAAGCGGCCGGCGTCTCCAGCGTCAACGTGTTCCCGGGCGACGATCTGGGTGTGGCGCTCGGCCAGATCGACGGCGTCGCAGCCCTCGCCCGACGCTGA
- a CDS encoding class I SAM-dependent methyltransferase — translation MLTIRFDELGLRPDDRVLDVGSGFGRHVYECARRGARVVALDYAADEVVETRDTLAAMVEQGEITPDRLIGVLQGDATRLPFPDDTFDVVITSEVLEHIQDDVAAISEMVRVLKPGGRFAATVPAWSPEVVNWKLSDEYHAPKSVGGHVRIYTKTELRAKLRTAGLDVDGYHRAHALHSPYWWLKCAVGPTNDDHPIVVKYRSFLEWDIIEQPASTKVAERVLSPVLGKSSVHYATKRDDG, via the coding sequence ATGCTCACCATCCGCTTCGACGAACTGGGCCTGCGGCCCGACGACCGAGTCCTCGACGTGGGGTCCGGGTTCGGTCGCCACGTCTACGAGTGCGCCCGCCGCGGCGCCCGCGTGGTCGCACTCGACTACGCCGCCGACGAGGTGGTCGAGACGCGAGACACCCTCGCCGCAATGGTCGAGCAGGGCGAGATCACACCCGACCGATTGATCGGTGTGCTGCAGGGCGACGCGACACGGCTTCCGTTCCCCGACGACACGTTCGACGTCGTGATCACGTCGGAAGTGCTGGAACACATCCAAGACGACGTCGCCGCGATCTCCGAGATGGTCAGAGTGCTGAAGCCGGGCGGCCGATTCGCCGCCACCGTGCCGGCCTGGTCGCCCGAAGTCGTCAACTGGAAGCTGAGCGACGAGTACCACGCGCCGAAGTCGGTCGGTGGGCACGTCCGCATCTACACCAAGACCGAGCTGCGGGCGAAGCTGCGTACCGCAGGCCTCGACGTCGACGGCTACCACCGGGCACACGCTCTGCACTCGCCGTACTGGTGGCTCAAGTGCGCCGTCGGCCCCACCAACGACGACCACCCGATCGTGGTCAAGTACCGCAGTTTCCTCGAATGGGACATCATCGAGCAGCCGGCCAGCACGAAGGTCGCCGAACGTGTGCTGTCACCCGTGTTGGGCAAGAGCTCGGTGCACTACGCGACGAAGCGAGATGACGGATGA